A window of Equus caballus isolate H_3958 breed thoroughbred chromosome 21, TB-T2T, whole genome shotgun sequence genomic DNA:
cGCCTTATCTACCAGTCGTCTGACTGATTATTAACTGTAGGCAAGCTCTGCTCGTACCCCAacccttctcttcctggcttcaAATCCCTCCACGCCCCAGGCTCCATTGCCTGAGCTGCTCCTTCagcccttctccccagccccagcgGCCACACAGAACCCAACCTGTGCCCCTCACACCCTCACATTCAAATACTGCCGGTTGGAGAAGATCCTTCCACAGCCAGGGAAGTCACATGGCAGCAGCTCTCTTTTGGCAGCTTTCCTGGGGGAGGAGAATAGGGAAGAGCATGAGGACTACAGCAGGCTCTCCTCTAcctccctcctctcacccccTTCCCCAGAACCCCCTACCCCAGTCCTACCTAATTCTCTTAGGGCCGATCTGTGCGGTGTCCTCATCCCAGGTGGAGGCCAGAGCAGAGGGAGACTGACTCCCAGGGCTGTGGGCAGCAAAGAGGAAGCAGAGGGCCTCAAGAGAGAGCCATGTTGCAGGATGCCCCTGCCCTCTGTCTCAGCCATCAGGTTACCTGGCCATGGGCTGACTCTGCTGGGCCACTTGAAGGGTCCCGGTGAGCTCCAGCTGTACCCCGACTTCTGCAGGCAGAGGAGCTCCAGAACCCAATGAGGATGCTGATGAGGGTGGCAGAGCAAAAGGAACTGGGGGAGCTTCGGGGGCCATGGATGTCTCCCCCTCCTTAAGTTCGTGGGTgacaggggaagggggtgggtgtggggcaTCTGGCTCACTGCTGAAAGGAGAATGAAGAGAATGAGGGCATTCTCTCTGGGCCTTCAGCCCAACCCAGCCCCTACATCGCAAAGATCCCAAACTTGGAACAACCCAACTCCTATCCCAGGATCTCTGTTCACATCTGCTTTCAGCCTTCCTTCTCCCCCAGAGCCTAATTTTACCCCCTTCCACCAAATTCAAAGCCTCCAGTTCTTTATGCCTTCTCCAAAGTCCAGCTTGCCCTCGCCACCAACAAGCTCTCCCATAGAGTCTGCAAAGCTCTGGGTTCCCTGAccagctgccccctccctcctcctgctctgctAAGCATCCTCCCTCAGCCCCAACTTGCTCATCTGGGGAGGAGCTGTAGGTCCATGGGCTGGCATCACTGAGCATCtcctcttcatcttcatcttcctccttctcctcttcttctcctggGGGCAGGAAGGTCTCTGGTAGGGGTCCCACCCCCCTGCAGGTTCAAGGAAGGCAAGCTTGAGGTCCTACATGCCCACCCAGACTATCCACCCAGGTCTATCCtgtctctcccacccccaacctcaCCTGGGCAACCTGGCCTCCTGAGTCCTCTCATCATGCTCAGATTCCAGACCTGTTGGCACAGGTAGGGTCAAAGGGGAAGGAACTCTGGGCTGGAGGGATGAGGACAGGTGGAATTCTAAGGTCTGAAGTGGTAGGAGGACTCttagaaggaagaggagaggacagaggctACTGGAGTGGGAGGGGgtattttattttagagatgatatgttcacatggttcaaaaaaataaagtataaaaaggTACATTGTGAAAAAAACCTCCTTTCCAATACTGTTTCCCAGTCACCTAGCTCTTGCCACAGGCAACCTGATTTCCTACAAGCCCGTCCAGAGATATCTGATACAATCATAAGCACATGCAAATAGACATTCTTTCTCCCCTTATTTTTCCAACAATGGTAACTTACCAATATATCCTATTCTGTATTTTGCTTTTCATacctaaaaatatatttcaggatATATTTCCTTATCAGTATAGAGTTTTTCCATTGAGAAAGGATCATTTTTAGAGAATAGGGTTCCGAGCTACAGAGATGGGAATacttttccctcccttttctccacaactctTCTTTTTCCCAGCCTACCTGCAGGCTCCTGCCTGCTCCTGGCCTCTGGGCACCAGCTTCTTGGGGCAGTACTTGGAAGGAGGACTGGCCTGGGCTCCTCTGGAGGTGTGGGGCCTGAAGAGGGGCCCCAGGAGAAGGTGTGGCCTGCTGAGCACTCCCACACAAGCCCCCCTTCTCGGCCCCCAGGCCCCCGCAGCCCAGGCACCAGGCTGCACTCTCGGCTGTGTGCATGAGACAGGAGCACCAGATACTGCAAACCCTTGGGGGGCAAAGGCTTGGGACCTGGAGGGGTGAAGGTGACAGTCAGGGCAAGCTGCGAGGCCCTCTACTCTTGCCCTGGAGAACCATACCCAGATAGCCCTGTCCCCCAACCCACTGGGCAACCAGGTTCTTAGTCCAGTTTACCATTCTTCATAGCCCAGAAACCCAAGGTCTTGAGACATTGCTCCCTTCCCCACAGGCTGCCCCCATGGAACTACCTTGGGCTCCCCAACTCCCCCACCTCTTCTCAAACTCACTCAGTTCCCTCTAATCCAATCCCCTGAGGGAGGTGTTCCCAGGTCACATCACTCCCTGTTGccccttttccctctctggcTCCTAAGCCCTCACCTCCAGCCATTCCCTACCTACCTGCACAGAGCACACAGACTGAAGAAGTGTACCTGTCAAGGGGACAAGAGGCAGGTCAAGTCCGGCCCCAGCTGGCCAACTGCCCTCAGCTCTGGGCGCTCACATACTTGGGAGCCAACCCTAAGGGTCCCCTATTCGCTGGGGACCAAGAGGAGGGGACAGGACCGTGGGAAGCCACAAATCACACAGGCAATCCTGTTAAAGTGAGAAATCTGCCCGTGGAAAGTAGCAGCGGGCCAGCAGCTGGCCCTGGGAATGGGCCTGGGTGTTGTGCGTGGGTGCCCTCCCCCAGAGCCTTGGCCCTGGCTTCTAACCGGTCCAGCAGGAACTTGGCGAGCTGGGAGTGCAGGGAGAAGCCCAGCTGCTCCTTGAGGAGGCACCATTGCTCCATGT
This region includes:
- the ZNF692 gene encoding zinc finger protein 692 isoform X16 — encoded protein: MAASPADACRTRREKRRQLDARRSKCRIRLGGHMEQWCLLKEQLGFSLHSQLAKFLLDRYTSSVCVLCAGPKPLPPKGLQYLVLLSHAHSRECSLVPGLRGPGGREGGLVWECSAGHTFSWGPSSGPTPPEEPRPVLLPSTAPRSWCPEARSRQEPAGLESEHDERTQEARLPRGVGPLPETFLPPGEEEEKEEDEDEEEMLSDASPWTYSSSPDDSEPDAPHPPPSPVTHELKEGETSMAPEAPPVPFALPPSSASSLGSGAPLPAEVGVQLELTGTLQVAQQSQPMASPGSQSPSALASTWDEDTAQIGPKRIRKAAKRELLPCDFPGCGRIFSNRQYLNHHKKYQHIHQKSFSCPEPACGKSFNFKKHLKEHVKLHSDTRDYICEFCARSFRTSSNLIIHRRIHTGEKPLQCEICGFTCRQKASLNWHRRKHAETAATLRFPWQAVTVWRVLGHSREMGWSRKREAQEESSRETNSQVEPRGKTTGQVGCV
- the ZNF692 gene encoding zinc finger protein 692 isoform X13; the encoded protein is MAASPADACRTRREKRRQLDARRSKCRIRLGGHMEQWCLLKEQLGFSLHSQLAKFLLDRYTSSVCVLCAGPKPLPPKGLQYLVLLSHAHSRECSLVPGLRGPGGREGGLVWECSAGHTFSWGPSSGPTPPEEPRPVLLPSTAPRSWCPEARSRQEPAGLESEHDERTQEARLPRGVGPLPETFLPPGEEEEKEEDEDEEEMLSDASPWTYSSSPDDSEPDAPHPPPSPVTHELKEGETSMAPEAPPVPFALPPSSASSLGSGAPLPAEVGVQLELTGTLQVAQQSQPMASPGSQSPSALASTWDEDTAQIGPKRIRKAAKRELLPCDFPGCGRIFSNRQYLNHHKKYQHIHQKSFSCPEPACGKSFNFKKHLKEHVKLHSDTRDYICEFCARSFRTSSNLIIHRRIHTGEKPLQCEICGFTCRQKASLNWHRRKHAETAATLRFPCEFCGKCFEKPDSVAAHRSKSHPTLHPAPQESPGLLEPCASISAPTPLGSSDGSRPSPVPQAPTLLPQQ
- the ZNF692 gene encoding zinc finger protein 692 isoform X1; translated protein: MAASPADACRTRREKRRQLDARRSKCRIRLGGHMEQWCLLKEQLGFSLHSQLAKFLLDRYTSSVCVLCAGPKPLPPKGLQYLVLLSHAHSRECSLVPGLRGPGGREGGLVWECSAGHTFSWGPSSGPTPPEEPRPVLLPSTAPRSWCPEARSRQEPAGLESEHDERTQEARLPRGVGPLPETFLPPGEEEEKEEDEDEEEMLSDASPWTYSSSPDEQVGAEGGCLAEQEEGGGSWSGNPELCRLYGRACWWRGQAGLWRRHKELEALNLVEGGKIRLWGRRKAESRCEQRSWDRSWVVPSLGSLRCRGWVGLKAQRECPHSLHSPFSSEPDAPHPPPSPVTHELKEGETSMAPEAPPVPFALPPSSASSLGSGAPLPAEVGVQLELTGTLQVAQQSQPMASPGSQSPSALASTWDEDTAQIGPKRIRKAAKRELLPCDFPGCGRIFSNRQYLNHHKKYQHIHQKSFSCPEPACGKSFNFKKHLKEHVKLHSDTRDYICEFCARSFRTSSNLIIHRRIHTGEKPLQCEICGFTCRQKASLNWHRRKHAETAATLRFPFCSPFYGVSHLPLHLSRAGRDRMESAGSFQRNGLEQEKRSPGGKQQRDQQSSRTKRQDHRAGRVCVTTSVIIT
- the ZNF692 gene encoding zinc finger protein 692 isoform X9, with translation MHTAESAAWCLGCGGLGAEKGGLCGSAQQATPSPGAPLQAPHLQRSPGQSSFQVLPQEAGAQRPGAGRSLQVWNLSMMRGLRRPGCPGEEEEKEEDEDEEEMLSDASPWTYSSSPDEQVGAEGGCLAEQEEGGGSWSGNPELCRLYGRACWWRGQAGLWRRHKELEALNLVEGGKIRLWGRRKAESRCEQRSWDRSWVVPSLGSLRCRGWVGLKAQRECPHSLHSPFSSEPDAPHPPPSPVTHELKEGETSMAPEAPPVPFALPPSSASSLGSGAPLPAEVGVQLELTGTLQVAQQSQPMASPGSQSPSALASTWDEDTAQIGPKRIRKAAKRELLPCDFPGCGRIFSNRQYLNHHKKYQHIHQKSFSCPEPACGKSFNFKKHLKEHVKLHSDTRDYICEFCARSFRTSSNLIIHRRIHTGEKPLQCEICGFTCRQKASLNWHRRKHAETAATLRFPCEFCGKCFEKPDSVAAHRSKSHPTLHPAPQESPGLLEPCASISAPTPLGSSDGSRPSPVPQAPTLLPQQ
- the ZNF692 gene encoding zinc finger protein 692 isoform X25 — encoded protein: MAASPADACRTRREKRRQLDARRSKCRIRLGGHMEQWCLLKEQLGFSLHSQLAKFLLDRYTSSVCVLCAGLESEHDERTQEARLPRGVGPLPETFLPPGEEEEKEEDEDEEEMLSDASPWTYSSSPDDSEPDAPHPPPSPVTHELKEGETSMAPEAPPVPFALPPSSASSLGSGAPLPAEVGVQLELTGTLQVAQQSQPMASPGSQSPSALASTWDEDTAQIGPKRIRKAAKRELLPCDFPGCGRIFSNRQYLNHHKKYQHIHQKSFSCPEPACGKSFNFKKHLKEHVKLHSDTRDYICEFCARSFRTSSNLIIHRRIHTGEKPLQCEICGFTCRQKASLNWHRRKHAETAATLRFPCEFCGKCFEKPDSVAAHRSKSHPTLHPAPQESPGLLEPCASISAPTPLGSSDGSRPSPVPQAPTLLPQQ
- the ZNF692 gene encoding zinc finger protein 692 isoform X8, with translation MHTAESAAWCLGCGGLGAEKGGLCGSAQQATPSPGAPLQAPHLQRSPGQSSFQVLPQEAGAQRPGAGRSLQVWNLSMMRGLRRPGCPGEEEEKEEDEDEEEMLSDASPWTYSSSPDEQVGAEGGCLAEQEEGGGSWSGNPELCRLYGRACWWRGQAGLWRRHKELEALNLVEGGKIRLWGRRKAESRCEQRSWDRSWVVPSLGSLRCRGWVGLKAQRECPHSLHSPFSSEPDAPHPPPSPVTHELKEGETSMAPEAPPVPFALPPSSASSLGSGAPLPAEVGVQLELTGTLQVAQQSQPMASPGSQSPSALASTWDEDTAQIGPKRIRKAAKRELLPCDFPGCGRIFSNRQYLNHHKKYQHIHQKSFSCPEPACGKSFNFKKHLKEHVKLHSDTRDYICEFCARSFRTSSNLIIHRRIHTGEKPLQCEICGFTCRQKASLNWHRRKHAETAATLRFPFCSPFYGVSHLPLHLSRAGRDRMESAGSFQRNGLEQEKRSPGGKQQRDQQSSRTKRQDHRAGRVCVTTSVIIT
- the ZNF692 gene encoding zinc finger protein 692 isoform X3, which encodes MAASPADACRTRREKRRQLDARRSKCRIRLGGHMEQWCLLKEQLGFSLHSQLAKFLLDRYTSSVCVLCAGPKPLPPKGLQYLVLLSHAHSRECSLVPGLRGPGGREGGLVWECSAGHTFSWGPSSGPTPPEEPRPVLLPSTAPRSWCPEARSRQEPAGLESEHDERTQEARLPRGVGPLPETFLPPGEEEEKEEDEDEEEMLSDASPWTYSSSPDEQVGAEGGCLAEQEEGGGSWSGNPELCRLYGRACWWRGQAGLWRRHKELEALNLVEGGKIRLWGRRKAESRCEQRSWDRSWVVPSLGSLRCRGWVGLKAQRECPHSLHSPFSSEPDAPHPPPSPVTHELKEGETSMAPEAPPVPFALPPSSASSLGSGAPLPAEVGVQLELTGTLQVAQQSQPMASPGSQSPSALASTWDEDTAQIGPKRIRKAAKRELLPCDFPGCGRIFSNRQYLNHHKKYQHIHQKSFSCPEPACGKSFNFKKHLKEHVKLHSDTRDYICEFCARSFRTSSNLIIHRRIHTGEKPLQCEICGFTCRQKASLNWHRRKHAETAATLRFPFCSPFYGVSHLPLHLSRAGRDRMESAGSFQRNGLEQEKRYVILGHICTLH
- the ZNF692 gene encoding zinc finger protein 692 isoform X23 codes for the protein MAASPADACRTRREKRRQLDARRSKCRIRLGGHMEQWCLLKEQLGFSLHSQLAKFLLDRYTSSVCVLCAGLESEHDERTQEARLPRGVGPLPETFLPPGEEEEKEEDEDEEEMLSDASPWTYSSSPDDSEPDAPHPPPSPVTHELKEGETSMAPEAPPVPFALPPSSASSLGSGAPLPAEVGVQLELTGTLQVAQQSQPMASPGSQSPSALASTWDEDTAQIGPKRIRKAAKRELLPCDFPGCGRIFSNRQYLNHHKKYQHIHQKSFSCPEPACGKSFNFKKHLKEHVKLHSDTRDYICEFCARSFRTSSNLIIHRRIHTGEKPLQCEICGFTCRQKASLNWHRRKHAETAATLRFPFCSPFYGVSHLPLHLSRAGRDRMESAGSFQRNGLEQEKRSPGGKQQRDQQSSRTKRQDHRAGRVCVTTSVIIT
- the ZNF692 gene encoding zinc finger protein 692 isoform X24, which encodes MAASPADACRTRREKRRQLDARRSKCRIRLGGHMEQWCLLKEQLGFSLHSQLAKFLLDRYTSSVCVLCAGLESEHDERTQEARLPRGVGPLPETFLPPGEEEEKEEDEDEEEMLSDASPWTYSSSPDDEPDAPHPPPSPVTHELKEGETSMAPEAPPVPFALPPSSASSLGSGAPLPAEVGVQLELTGTLQVAQQSQPMASPGSQSPSALASTWDEDTAQIGPKRIRKAAKRELLPCDFPGCGRIFSNRQYLNHHKKYQHIHQKSFSCPEPACGKSFNFKKHLKEHVKLHSDTRDYICEFCARSFRTSSNLIIHRRIHTGEKPLQCEICGFTCRQKASLNWHRRKHAETAATLRFPFCSPFYGVSHLPLHLSRAGRDRMESAGSFQRNGLEQEKRSPGGKQQRDQQSSRTKRQDHRAGRVCVTTSVIIT